A genomic region of Zalophus californianus isolate mZalCal1 chromosome 1, mZalCal1.pri.v2, whole genome shotgun sequence contains the following coding sequences:
- the AKAP8L gene encoding A-kinase anchor protein 8-like isoform X3 → MLPFFSSIGGFVQGSETTLQSTYSDTSAQPTCDYGYGTWNSGTNRGYENYGYGYGYGQDNTANYGYGTAASDSWEMPNSDTNANPSAAGSAGADSVLSRINQRLDLVPHLETDMIQGGVYGSGGERYDSYEACDSRAILSERDLYRSGYDYGELDPEMEMAYEGQYDAYRDQFRMRGGDTFGPRAQGWARDSRSGRPMASGYGRMWEDPMGARGQCMPGASRLPSLFSQNIIPEYSMFQGMRGGGAFPGGSRFGFGFGNGMKQMRRTWKTWTTADFRTKKKKRKQCGSPDEPDSKATRTDCSDNSDSDNDEGTEGEAAEGTEGTEAVEKGSRAEGEDEEGKEEGKEESKEDVEKGALSTQDDSGQIKRKLQAGKKSQDKQKKRQRDRMVERIQFVCSLCKYRTFYEEEMASHLDSKFHKEHFKYVGTKLPKQTADFLQEYVTNKTKKTEELRKTVEDLDGLIQQIYRDQDLTQVWDHPEAPQDHGSQPQPQAHDGAVQEVLAHGGPQHPQQQNHQQEAGALPEG, encoded by the exons ATGTTACCATTCTTTTCAAGCATAGGag GCTTTGTCCAGGGATCTGAAACCACTTTGCAGTCGACATACTCAGACACAAGCGCTCAGCCCACCTGTGATTATG GCTATGGAACTTGGAACTCTGGGACAAACAGAG GCTACGAGAACTATGGCTACGGCTATGGCTACGGCCAGGATAACACCGCCAACTACGGGTACGGTACGGCCGCCTCAGACTCTTGGGAAATGCCTAACTCGGACACAAATGCAAACCCCAGTGCTGCGGGTAGCGCCGGTGCCGATTCCGTTTTGTCCAGAATTAACCAGCGCTTAGATCTGGTGCCACACTTGGAGACAGACATGATACAAGGAGGCGTGTATGGCTCAGGCGGAGAAAG ATATGATTCCTATGAGGCCTGTGACTCGAGGGCCATTCTGAGCGAGCGCGACCTATACCGGTCAGGCTACGACTATGGCGAACTTGACCCCGAGATGGAAATGGCCTACGAGGGCCAATACGATGCCTACCGCGACCAGTTCCGCATGCGTGGCGGCGACACCTTTGGCCCACGGGCTCAGGGCTGGGCCCGGGACTCCAGGAGTGGCCGGCCGATGGCCTCGGGCTATGGGCGCATGTGGGAAGACCCCATGGGGGCCCGGGGCCAGTGCATGCCTGGTGCCTCCCGGctgccctccctcttctctcagAACATCATCCCCGAGTACAGCATGTTCCAGGGCATGCGTGGCGGGGGCGCCTTCCCAGGTGGCTCCCGCTTTGGCTTCGGGTTTGGCAATGGCATGAAGCAGATGAGGCGGACCTGGAAGACCTGGACCACGGCCGACTTCCGG accaagaagaagaagagaaagcagtGTGGCAGTCCCGATGAACCAGACAGCAAAGCCACCCGGACGGACTGCTCAGACAACAGTGATTCAGACAATG ATGAGGGCACTGAGGGGGAGGCCGCAGAGGGCACTGAAGGCACCGAGGCTGTGGAGAAGGGCTCCAGAGCA GAAGGAGAAGacgaagagggaaaagaagaaggcaaagaagaaagcaaagaggatgtggagaagg GGGCCCTGAGCACCCAGGATGATAGTGGCCAGATCAAGCGCAAGTTGCAGGCAGGCAAGAAGAGCCAGGACAAGCAGAAAAAGCGGCAGCGAGACCGCATGGTGGAAAG GATCCAGTTTGTGTGTTCTCTCTGCAAATACCGGACCTTCTACGAGGAGGAGATGGCCAGCCACCTCGATAGCAAGTTCCACAAGGAGCACTTTAAATATGTAGGCACCAAGCTCCCCAAGCAGACAGCCGACTTTCTGCAG GAGTATGTCACCAATAAGACCAAGAAGACAGAGGAACTCCGGAAAACCGTGGAGGACCTTGATGGTCTGATTCAGCAGATCTACAGAGACCAGGATCTAACCCAAG TTTGGGATCATCCAGAAGCACCTCAAGACCATGGATCACAACCGCAACCGCAGG